The following coding sequences are from one Chloroflexota bacterium window:
- a CDS encoding ABC transporter permease, with protein MIRFALKRLAFILAVSLGIVFFAFFGMRMARNSTSPAPSYNPLPAAEYAWTSTVDYVGNLLHGDMGTITVRSGRTARQVSVAQMIGDTYPKSMGLLLISLVVAALIGIPVGVFAAIHRRSPVSLGTMTLTLIGVSVPSFFAAALLQIAEIYWFRATGVRLVPVGGFGWDAHLVIPTLVLAARPLAHLARIAYMNFSDILEQDYIRTAHAKGLYDTMVTRGHAYPNAAVPILTALGVSLRFALGSLPVVEYFLGWPGIGAALLDAIRNRQDIGVAGMALVIGLTFMLVNLLLDISYRYVDPRLKKSL; from the coding sequence ATGATCCGATTCGCGCTCAAACGCCTGGCCTTCATCCTGGCGGTCAGCCTGGGGATTGTGTTCTTCGCGTTCTTCGGGATGCGCATGGCGCGCAACTCCACGTCGCCCGCGCCGTCGTACAACCCGCTTCCCGCCGCCGAGTACGCATGGACGTCCACCGTGGACTACGTGGGCAATCTCCTGCACGGCGACATGGGTACCATCACGGTGCGCTCGGGGCGAACGGCGCGGCAGGTGAGCGTGGCGCAGATGATCGGCGACACCTACCCCAAAAGCATGGGCCTGCTGCTCATCTCGCTCGTAGTCGCCGCGCTCATCGGCATCCCCGTGGGCGTGTTTGCGGCCATCCATCGCCGGTCGCCGGTGTCGCTCGGGACGATGACGCTGACCCTCATCGGGGTCTCGGTGCCCAGTTTCTTCGCGGCGGCGCTGCTCCAAATCGCCGAAATCTACTGGTTCCGGGCCACCGGCGTGCGGCTGGTGCCGGTCGGCGGGTTCGGGTGGGACGCCCACCTGGTCATCCCGACGCTGGTGTTGGCAGCGCGGCCGCTGGCGCACCTGGCCCGCATCGCCTACATGAACTTCTCGGACATCCTGGAGCAGGACTACATCCGAACCGCCCACGCCAAAGGGCTGTACGACACGATGGTAACGCGCGGCCACGCCTACCCGAACGCAGCCGTGCCCATCCTGACGGCGCTGGGCGTGTCGCTTCGGTTTGCACTGGGAAGCCTGCCCGTCGTGGAGTACTTCCTGGGGTGGCCGGGCATCGGCGCGGCCTTGCTGGACGCCATCCGCAACCGCCAGGACATCGGCGTGGCGGGCATGGCCCTCGTCATCGGGCTGACGTTCATGCTCGTGAACTTGCTGCTGGACATCTCGTATCGGTATGTGGACCCGAGGTTGAAAAAGAGCCTATAG